Within Oreochromis niloticus isolate F11D_XX linkage group LG2, O_niloticus_UMD_NMBU, whole genome shotgun sequence, the genomic segment AGGATCTGAGGAGAGTTGTCATTCACATCTGAGATGAAAACACTCACGGTCACGTTGCTGGTGAGAGGAGGAGAACCGTTGTCTCTGGCCATCACGTGGACTTTAAAACTCCTGAACTGTTCATAATCAAACGGCCTCACAGCGTGCATCACACCCGTGTCTCCGTTCACAGATAGGTAGGATGACACCGGGGCACCGTTCACCTCACCAGCTAACAGAGAATAAACCACTGTACCGTTCTGTCTCCAGTCGGGGTCTCGAGCACTAACGGAACATAAAGTGGACCCAGGTTTGTTATTCTCACTCAGATATGCGCTGTACGACTGTTCCTCAAACACAGGTGGGTTGTCGTTGATGTCAGCTACAGATAACTGAACACTTTCAGAGGAGGACAGAGGTGGAGAGCCCTCGTCAGTGGCAGTGATTGTAATGTTGTAATCAGACACTAGTTCGCGGTCCAGTTGTCCTGCGGTCACCAGAGAATAATAGTTTTTAATAGAAGGAACCAACTTAAAGGGGACACCCTGCTGGATGGAGCAGCGGACCTTTCCGTTATTCTCAGAGTCTCTGTCCTGCACGTTAATGATGCCCACCTCGGTACCAGGTGGTGCGTTCTCAGGTATGAAGTTAGATAGTGATTTTAAACTAATCCCAGGTGGGTTGTCATTTACATCTGACAGCTCGATTATTACTTTAGAGTCTGAGGTAAGACCATATCCGTCTTTAGCACCTACACGCATTTCATAAACGGACTCTTCTTCAAAATCCAAAAGTCCGATTACTTTTATTTCTCCTGTGATGTGATTTAAATCAAATGCTCTTCTACCAGTCTCTGACATACGACTCAGCTCATAAGTTACCTTACCATTTAGACCTTCATCTGCATCAGTTGCAGCCACTTTAACCACTACAGTATATAAAGGAGAATTTTCAGGAAGACTGGCTTTATACACAGCTTGACTAAAAACCGGAGCGTTATCGTTAGCGTCTAAGACAATTACATGCACGGTAGTCGTGCCACTTCTTTTAGGATTGCCCCCATCCAATGCAGTAAGCAGTAATCGGAATTCCCGCTGTTCCTCGCGATCTAATTCCTTTTGCAACACTAGTTCAGCAAATTTGCCTCCATCTAATTTAGTCTGCAATTTCAGCACTAGATAACTGTTAGTCTGCAACACATATCTTTGAACAGCGTTTTGTCCAATATCGAGATCGTGTGCTTCCAAAATACGGAAACGGGATCCCTTTACAGCCAATTCATTGATTTCtatctttatttcatttttcgcAAAAACAGGTTGATTGTCATTGATATCTTGTATTTGTAATGAAATTCGATGCAACTCAAGTGGCGCCTCTAAGACCAATTCAGATTTGAGGATGCAAGATGCCTTTTCGCCACAAAGAGCCTCTCTATCAATCCTCTCAGCTACAATTAAATCGCCTGTGCTTGGATTTATGTCACAATACCGTACACGGTTCAGATCGCTGTCAATGCGGGCCTTTCGAACAGATAATTCCCCCACGTTCAGTCCGAGGTCCCTTGCTATATTTCCTATGACAGATCCGGTCTTCATTTCCTCGGGAAAAGAATAGCTCACATCTCCATAGCCGAAGTGAAGGGATtgaagaaagaaagcaaagctGTATAGCGGGCCCGCCACCGAATTTCTACTGTGTGCCATCTTTggacaaaaaatacaaacaaaaacactcgAAAACGTTTAACAGTCCAAACTGTATCACTGCGAAAACAAGTGCGCTCTTTACACATCAGTTATAATCGAAAAATATTTCCAGAGAATGGTGGACAAAAGCACACCCAAAGGGACAGTTTGACAATGACAAGACTGCATTAACACTAACAAACCAAGAGCTATGGGTGGAGGTATGTTTCCACTGCTGGTAAACAGCGACTCTCTGAGTTCAAATGCGTTGTCTGCACGTGAAATATTTAATTTGCAGGCAACGAATTTGTTTCCGTTATGACCACAGCACACTACTTAAaaagggtggggtgggggggtttaCAGCTAAACATATTgtcaatttatattttaataccCATCTGGGTATGCAACATTTTTCGACTGGTCAAAACAATTATTACTAAAGAAAATTAGTAGTCCCAGTAACGTCCACGTTCAATTATCATTTCACTGGTACGCATTCTCCctaaaaaatggaaaatgcaTAAGTAgagtaaatacaaatataagCACTCATCTTCAGGTAGAGTAAGAagtataaaaacatgaaaaatcaaATTAAGAAGCTTTGAATATGATCCACAAACTCAATTTTTCAATAAGAAAAATCACAAGCCAGTGCAAATATTcatcagagaaataaaatgaatgacAATATTGAACTTAATCAAGTGCTTTCCTTATTCATGAGGGTCCATTTATCTGTACGGGCAAATGTAACCTCCTTGAAAAGGAAATAACCCATGATTACTATTGAGAATTACAGTCTGAATAATACCGTAGATTTTAAAGACAGCAAGCATTCTTGTACTGTAAGTGAATCTCTAAAGGACAGGGTGATGGCAGTTTTTCAATCAGGTGGAAGGTTATGAAGTCCATGGCCAAGTGAGTGTTTgttactttgttgtttttttatttattaagttaaGAACCTCAGAATaccaaacaaacagcaatttgAACTTTAACATGTCAACCTGAGTTATGATAGTTCATATATCAGCAATATCTTCCGCATAGAATATTGTGCTTTTCATATCTATTACTAACTTGCATTAACCATATAATGCCAGAGAAAGACTCCTTCACGAGTCTCTATAAGTCTCTATGGTTAATTATATTAACCATATAATTATGGTTAATACATCATTTCAAATGGAAAAAGTTCATTTCTCATTCTGGACttggaaaaaggaaaacctgACAAATAAAGTCAattctttttccatttttatagccaaattgttttttttcttaattatcATTCCCCTAAATCTTTCTTTTATGCAGTGAATTGCACCTTTGAATACACGTGCTGAAGTTCATAGTTcagaagagaaaattaaaatgcatgatagtgacataaaaatatatttaaagacaCTGTTTCTACTAAGGCAGTATCTGACTATGATATGACTGTTTTCAttaatattaaatgaaataaaatatatggAATTAATAACCTAAAAAAGATTCTGAATATCTATACAATAAAGTTTGATTACTTAAGGTGCAAATTGATccagaaaaaacccccaacagaTTTATGAATTTAACGCCAGTAAAGAAGTCATACCTCTAGAGACCCATCTGATTCTTCAAATGCATCAGCAAAGTCTGATGGACTTTTCTTCAGAGTCTGGTCAGCAGGCAGCGTGTTGTCATTGTATGATGTCACAAACTTAAAGTCACTGGTCCTAGAACCTGTGGTCAGGTACGCATCATAATTGTAAGTGCTGCGTAAAGTTCCTGTGCCATCAACATCTGCGTAATTAGGGGGGAGATAACCGCTGGGGATGGCCACTGCTCCGTCAAACATCAGTCTGGGTTTTCTCCTGCGACAAAACCTCAAAcccaggatgatgatgatgaaagtcAGAAAAAACGTGGACACAGACACCAGTGCGATGATCAGATAAGAGGTCAGTTTggaattgctctcattgtaagACAGATCCTTCAGTTCTGGCACCTCAGCCAAGTTATCAGAAATGAGTAAATACATGGAACAGGTGGCAGACAGAGAGGGCTGTCCGTTATCTTTCACTGCCACTACAAGGTTCTGTTTCATGCTGTCGAGTTCAGAAATGTCCCGCTGTGTCCTGATCTCTCCGCTGTGGACACCAATAGTAAAAAGTCCCGGATCAGTGGATTTGATTATTTGATAGGACAGCCAGGCGTTCTGTCCGGAGTCCGCGTCCACCGCGATCACTTTGGACACCAGAGAGCCTCCGTGTGCAGCTTTGGGGACCAGCTCGGTCATGAAGGAGTTGCCCTCTGGGGAGGGGTACAGGATCTGAGGAGAGTTGTCATTCACATCTGAGATGAAAACACTCACGGTCACGTTGCTGCTGAGAGGAGGAGAACCGTTGTCTCTGGCCATCACGTGGACTTTAAAACTCCTGAACTGTTCATAATCAAACGACCTCACAGCGTGGATCACACCCGTGTCTCCGTTCACAGACAGATAGGAGGACACCGGGGCACCGTTCACCTCACCAGCTAACAGAGAATACACCACTGTACCATTCTGTCTCCAGTCGGGGTCTCGAGCACTAACGGAACATAAAGTGGAGCCAGGTTTGTTATTCTCACTCACATATGCACTGTATGACTGTTCCTCAAACACAGGTGGGTTGTCATTGATATCAGCTACAGATAACTGAACACTTTTAGAAGAGGACAGAGGTGGAGAGCCCTCGTCAGTGGCAGTGATTGTAATGTTGTAATCAGACACTAGTTCGCGGTCCAGTTGTCCTGTGGTCACCAGAGAATAATAGTTTTTAATAGAAGGAACCAGTTTAAAGGGGACACCCTGCTGGATCGAACAGCGGACCTGTCCATTATATTCAGAGTCTCTGTCCTGCACGTTAATGATTCCCACCTCGGTACCAGCTTGCAGATTCTCAGGAAT encodes:
- the LOC100711027 gene encoding protocadherin gamma-A11 isoform X18, giving the protein MAHSRNSVAGPLYSFAFFLQSLHFGYGDVSYSFPEEMKTGSVIGNIARDLGLNVGELSVRKARIDSDLNRVRYCDINPSTGDLIVAERIDREALCGEKASCILKSELVLEAPLELHRISLQIQDINDNQPVFAKNEIKIEINELAVKGSRFRILEAHDLDIGQNAVQRYVLQTNSYLVLKLQTKLDGGKFAELVLQKELDREEQREFRLLLTALDGGNPKRSGTTTVHVIVLDANDNAPVFSQAVYKASLPENSPLYTVVVKVAATDADEGLNGKVTYELSRMSETGRRAFDLNHITGEIKVIGLLDFEEESVYEMRVGAKDGYGLTSDSKVIIELSDVNDNPPGISLKSLSNFIPENAPPGTEVGIINVQDRDSENNGKVRCSIQQGVPFKLVPSIKNYYSLVTAGQLDRELVSDYNITITATDEGSPPLSSSESVQLSVADINDNPPVFEEQSYSAYLSENNKPGSTLCSVSARDPDWRQNGTVVYSLLAGEVNGAPVSSYLSVNGDTGVMHAVRPFDYEQFRSFKVHVMARDNGSPPLTSNVTVSVFISDVNDNSPQILYPSQESNSFMTELVPKAAHGGSLVSKVIAVDADSGQNAWLSYHIVKSTDPGLFTIGVHSGEIRTQRDISESDSMKQNLVVAVKDNGQPSLSATCSMYLLISDNLAEIPELKDLSYNESNSKLTSYLIIALVSVSTFFLTFIIIILGLRFCRRRKPRLLFDGAVAIPSGYLPPNYADVDGTGTLRSTYNYDAYLTTGSRTSDFKFVTSYNDNTLPADQTLKKSPSDFAEMFDNPDESVEQKPPNNDWRFTQGQRPGPSGPHMPYGTHIRWTPKNGTRATGGPEVAMGTGPWPQPPTEAEQLQALMAAANEVSEATATLGPGTMGLSTRYSPQFTLQHVPDYRQNVYIPGSTATLTSNPQQQQATAQQATQQALPPPQASAQPEPPKAAQTPASKKKSTKKEKK